TTACGCCCACAAATGGTAGTGCTCCATTCCCGCAGATAGTCTACAGGTGGCTCATCTACAATAGAACATTTGACCCTGTCCCTCGGCAAGTGAgctagcgagagagagagagagagagacctgccTTCAGTCTAACCCAAGACACATGGACATGCACGCAACCACCCACCCAAATGCTGTGATTTGGCCTTCCCTCTTAACGGAGGGAATAAAGGTTCATTAATGACCTTGGAAATACTACTTTGATAAAGAAGGAAAGTTAGCACATCACTTTCAGCCCTATCGCATGGACTTCATTGGTAGAAGGAAATAACAGTGTGGCCCTGgaaaatgtgtgtaatgtgttgtCAAGGTTTTCCAGCCATGTAACTATTGTGTCAGATTGTTTTAGTGTAAGAGCcaaatgttttatattcaaGTGCCAATTATTAGGATTTTTTACTGTAAATTTTTCTCCttcaaatagttttttattCAAAACTATTCTACACGTCCCCACTCACAAACCTAAAAGAAACCTCTCCCAATCCACTGGAATCTCAAGATGCTTGTCTCGGAACAAAGACTCAAGTTTCAATTTAACAAGAAATATTCTACATTGTTTACTATGAATTAATGCACGGTCAAATTTTGTTCAAAATGCTACATTGTCAATGACACTGCTTCCAATGctaccaatttaaaaaaaattaactttaCAAATACAGAGTAGGCTTTTTCATTCAAAGATCAAGCAATTGTAGTATCCATACTGGATTTCAGTGAAGTGTATTTGGTACATTACTGTGACCATACTCAGATGGTTGTATTATACATATTTGCCGAACACAATGACTGTTGAAGACAATAAATGTGTAATGAAGTGGCAGAATCAAGAGTAAATGTATGTATCCCTATACGCAAATGTATGTATCCCTATACGCAAATGTATGTATCCCTATACGCAAATGTATGTATCCCTATACGCAAATGTATGTATCCCTATACGATAGCTAACAACCAAGTTAACTGCTGAGTTGTTTATTTCCTCAAAGATTCTCACAGTTACCTAGATTAAGGCAGGTCGCTCACGCTGACAAAAAACCTCACACGGTATCATAAAGATGACAAATGATTTAGCAGATGAACAACTCTCCACTGTAACTCTGCTGTGTTTCCCGGCCTGTCTCGTATCACATTGCTCGCTGTGGTCCCTCCCCACCAATCTACTGCTAATGTAGGAGATGAGCCCATGAACTGAACCACGGCTCGACCACCCTGAGCTGTTTACAAAGGGACACGTTTGCCTAGCCTGACTCATTTATTACTAATTCGGGAGCGCCCTAGGtcaacaaggaatttgactatTCCTGACTCTTACCAAAAGGGGAATCTCCAAAACAAACAGCGCTGAGTCATCCAGACAGCTTGACCCAAGAGGCCAGACTCTGTTTTTTTCTAGCTCTGAtgcattttgttctttttttacagtttaaatatACAGCACATGTCCTACACCCTCTCACCATGTTAGCATATTCTAGCTTTCTAGCTTTCAAATACAGCATGTCATTATGCAGGCACAAACCTACCAGCCTTATTGAAGCTAGCTCTTATCCCACTGGCCTCAGTTACATGACGCTTGTATTGACTACTAACATACCATATTATTTTAACCaagaaaaaacttttaaaataaataaatatatatattcaattagCACTCAACAACAGCCTCCATGATCTCTCAAGATTTAAACCtgtagttagttagttagttccATATCAGTTTTGCCAAACACAACTCCAATGGCTGGAGAAAACTATTATGCAAGTGTTAAATGATGGCTTCTGTGCCTGGAATTTttaaggagaaaaagagagaaaactgcTTGGTTTTCATGGTTTTTAAAAGAACCTCACAACAGTTGCTTTATGTTGCTGTAATTTAGCCTTTCAGAGTCGATGGCACCTTCAGTGTTTGGTGCGTGTGTATTTATTGCTCCCTTGAATAAGATGTCACCTACCTTGTCATAGAACATGAAGATGGCATTGAACTGCTCAGTGGTCAACTTGACACCCTTCAAAAAAGCAAGACAAGAAAAAAGCTCAACACCTGCTGCAAGATGTTCAGTGATGCTGATTGTGTGTAGCCGTTTTGTTTGGCATGAGCCTTTCTTTCTGCGCCATGTTTGTTCCGTACCTGGAATTTGAGTAGGAAATTCTCCTGAACGGGGAGAAGCCTGTGGGGAGAGAAGGACTTCATTAGCGGACACGAAGGTTTGTGAAATTATTCAAATCCTTTGACGGTGAATGCAGGTAATGTGTCTCAAGTTTATATAGCGAACAGAGGCAAGTAAAATTGCACATTACCTTGCCATCTCTGACAGGCCCAGCTTCCCATCTCCATTCAGATCAAACATCCTGAGCTACAAAGCGGAAGCAGAAGAGAGATAGGaagggacagaggagagagactgAAAGGAACCGTTTTTTATAGGTATGCACTGTCAAGATCAAGGCAAATGTGAATTTCATTGACCAAGAAATGGAATGGACAGtttgtactttttttcccccatggttccaaaaggttttttttagtAAGCTAAATGTTCTCATTCCTTGAGAAAGAATGCAAAAGGGGTTTGCAAAAGATTTTTGCTCAAAAGTGTGTTGTACAAATTGTTATTGCACACGTGTTCATCTAAGACACAGTTTGTTGACACAGAATTGCCATTTgtaatgtcttgtaaaaagtTTAGATTAGGCTATATCAGAAAACTTAGCTGCAGATTGAGATTCTGATTTTTACGACAGGATTTCTTTTGAGCAAAGGATATCCCTAGCATCATTTCACTACCGCAGGACCTGATAATGCTATTGGTGTctatctattatttattattcagtaTCTACTATTATTTGGCAGAAAATCTATCAACTTGCTGTTTTCCCTCAATTATATCGTTCGCCATCTGCGGCTATAATAGAggcacaaagaaacaacaatgaCCAATGTGCTGTGGAAACTGCTTCAGAAAATCAGGTCAGGTCAGCTCTGGGGCTTCCAGGAAGAAGCAGATGTGAGCACATCTGTGCTGCAAACCCACAACCTGCAGGACATGATGGGTCACGACCATACAGCGCCGCCGCCACCAACAAAATCGGCCTCTGAGGTCCTCCGGGCAGATGGACGCTTGACATATACATTTCTTAAAGACTGCACATGGCTCACGGTGTTTCTGTAGGATTCATCGCTGTTTCCGAGATGTCACTTTTGATTTAAATTAAGCCTCTTATAGCTATGAGAAGCACTGATGCATAATCAGTACCTCATTTGTGGTTTTGCCAGGCGGCAAACCTCCGGTTCTATAAAGTGAAGCGATTGtgaaagtgccttaaacttgcactCTTTCTCATGGCCATCAGGCAGCGACATctttggttgcaaaaataagtccaGTTGTACAGACATCTTTCTCACTTGATTCAATTGGACTCGGATACAAGCTGGAAACCTCTTGTGAAAGCCAAACTGGGGAAAAGCAAACTCTTGGGAGTATTTAACCTCTATTGCATAAGAGACAacttttatatttatctttgttCACCTTACTTATTCACTTATTCCTGTGGAATCCTTTCAAAGCTTTTTCAGCGTAGAAATCAGTGCAACTTTATGAGTTTAAAGTTGAACAGTTTATCGAGCATGACGGTGAGCCCAACAGAATGGTGATAACTGGCTATTAACACTTCTGCATCTGGgattcctcctgtgtgtgtgtgtgtgtgtgtgtgtgtgtgtgtgtgtgtgtgtgtgtgtgtgtgtgtgtgtgtgtgtgtgtgtgtgtgtgtgtgtgtcttactaTGGTCTGTGTGTACTCCTGGAGCTTCTTGTCATCGTAGTGTCTGTTAGCCTTCTCCAGCAGGTCGGACAGAAAGCCCTGAGGACAGAGACCCACGTAGattaaagaatttaaaaaaaaaaagaggaagaactCGCAGAAGTATGGCACATACAGGGACCCCATTGAAAAAAATTGGCAGCAAGGGAAGAGCTTTTTTTGTTAACTCTCTTGCTTATTTAAATGCACAGTTGAGTTGGGTTTCCACAGCTTTCAGATTAGCTGATGAAGGATGAAAAGGAACCAATGAAGAAGGAAAATAGAAAAGACAggttaaaataatgaaagataGCATAGAGTAACACTAAAGTGACAAGAACAGGAGGAGGGTAGAAAAGAACATGAACAACTGAAAGAAGAATATAAaggatggagacagaaaaaagtgtttttatattAAACGACCTGATCTACAAAGGAAATGGTAACTACAGTCTTTGGTCACAGTAAATGTAGCAGTCAGTATCTCACATCACTTGTTCAGTACTTGAGTTAATAAACTCTGCTCACAGTCAGGAGTTGAGACACATGTCTCCTGCCTGCGATCTCATCTGCATCCTTTCCAAAGCTTTCAAAAGGCCACACCTGAGTAACTCATCTGCACCTGGTCAGCTGGAAGAAATGTGATCCCCTAACAACCCGAGCAGCTTAATCTGTACTTGATGCGCAGTCGCTGACCCCATTAACGATCAACTCCCCAGTGGGGAGTGCCCTCCTTTATATAATTTGACACAACATTTCATTGGAGGTGTTGAAgtgaataacattttttttttttttttttatctgaatcCTCACCTGGAAAAAACACTCATGGACATTGGGGGATTTCCTGTGGAGCAGCCACTTAACTCAGTCAAATCTGCTGTCTGGCTCTACTGACCCGTGTGCTCAcaccatttttaaaatatagagGTGACTCACACTGAAACTCAGCAACGAatattttgaaatgttgtttATCTGTGGTTTGTTTTATATGAGAGCGGATAAGCATATTCCCTTACCGATTTTCCATAACTATTCTTTCCAACAAGCAGATTTATAATGCATTTTTTATCATAGGGAAGTTACttatcataaaaaacaaatgcagaggattatttttgtctctttctttccttttttttaattggtgcACAACAATACGGCATCCAGGAGGTGATAAATAGAAAACATTGCATCCACACTTTTACACTCAAAATGAATTAGCGGTATGGGAAATACATCCAGGGAAACACATAAACAGAAAAAGACGACTACTACAatggaaatataatataataggaAATACAGGAAAAGACAGCGAGTATGCTTTAAGTAGCTACAGTTTAGGTTGGGTGCTCAGCTTTTAAGCATGTGAATGTGGAtttgaatgtgagtgtgtgtgtgtgggggggggggaataatgaaaaaaagacaataaaatgaGGAATAAGTATGACAAAGTAAACAGACAGATGAATACTTAACAAGCATATTTGTATCATTGGTTATGCTTGCTGCTGGGATGCAGATGTAGGTATAAAATCATGTATTTCAGGTATACAATATGTTCATAACGAACCTTCAACTCATTCGCTTCAATGTAGCCGCTGCGATCTGTGTCATATCGCCGCCATGCCTGCAAGAAATCAACAGCACACAAGAAACATTGGATTGAAAGCAGTTTTTTCCAGCGCTGATGTTCAAAGCGcagagacatttacatttatttctccCTATACATAAATCCTCCCCCGGCTGAACCCCCCAGCTTGCTCTTTAACTGCGCAAACAGTTCGATTTTTCTCTGGTGCAGAGCAGAAGCATTTCCGTGGGCCGTCACTGTAACCAGACGGTCTTCAATACGGTCCCACTCGCCCGCATTCAGCCGAGGGGGCGGCCAAAGACGGAGGGAGAGGGccgggggagggagagaaagtcattttaatgaatgttttaaTCTAGCATCTGTCCCTGTCCGAAGAAGGGGCTCCTTATCAAAGATGGATGGCCtaccgtccttctcctcctccccgcccctctgctcctcctctgggctcGGCGAAGAGGAGTTACAGTGGTGTTATCCATTATATATGACTCTGAAAATAGAAGGTTCAGCTTCCTCATTCTAACCCTTTAAAAAATCTCTCTGCCCACTTCCTCCCCCCTGCACCCTTCAACAAAGACTGATTAATCCCCCTCTCTTGTTTCATGCTCTCAAACTCTGGCTCTCAACTTCCCTTCGACATTTCATTTACGTCCTCTCTGTACCTGCGTTCCCTTGTATCCTTCCCTCTCCACACACCTTCCCCTTCATTCATCCTCTTTCTCCCGtttcattattcattttcaaTATGACACAGGAGACAAGGGACAGCCTCTTCCCGTCATGTAATTGGTTTCTAATTGGCTCCGTCCTTTCATCGCGGCATATCGTACATGAAATCTGCCATTTTCTTATCTTCTATAGGTATTTTGTGGAATAAATGATTTCCCTTATTTCTGGTACATTTCAACACACGTCTCGCTCTGCCGAGGGCTTTTTGTTACCTCTATTCATTGTTCATAATTCGCAGCTGCACCAAATGTGTTTACGCCGTACTTTGAAATCTTCATATATAAATGGTTTCTTAAACACACAGCTCTGCTGTAATGCACTAACAGCACTGAACAGTCTCGGGTTCTGCTCGTAACTAGTCACATAGGGTTAGCTTTGTGTGTTGCTAATGTCTGAATGCTCGTTAGCTAAATGGATTTAGGTGCTGTGCTAACTCTCACTAACATGTGAGTATAAACCGCTGGAAACCTGCCTACTTGGCTAGTTCCCAGTGGTCTTCGTGACTTTCTTCCGCTAATTCAAGCATTGTATTGCTGTTCATGTATGCTAGTTGTCGTTTTCTCTTCCTTGCTAGCCTCAGTAAAGCTGGCTCAAAAGTACAGCTCAGTGCCGGATGTTTTCTACATTTACAGTTTCCAAGGCATGAAGTTGACATGTTTTTGGTATCCTTTCGGTTTCTGCTGACAGAAAAATTTAACCAATCATGATTGACGTTCACACTGCGTGTTAGGATGTGGGAGTTGTGAACATCAGTTCTGGTGCAAACCTCTTCGGTTCCCCATAACAATCCTTTAGCTTCGCTGCGTACAGCAGCAGAGACATTCCCATGAATCTTTTGGGGGAACAAATACAGCCTCAGTAATTAACGCGGTGCACTTGCCGCGCATAAAACACCAAAGCTAACGTTTCACAAATAAATTAGCTCTACCCTTTGAAGCCAACCCTGTTTTGCAGCGAATACAACGCAAGGAGCGTTACCTGCGTCACAGTAACCAAACCGTTGAAGGAAATTGGCACAATTCAATCTATTCACACCTCCTTTTGACGAACCGCAACTGACCTTTTCAAGCCTTTTTGGACTCAGCCCATTCTGCAGGTCAATGTTCAGGATGGACCGTCAGGTGTAGTTGCTCGATTTGTGATTCAACTGCTAAACCTTAACAGCAGAAAACGGGCAACCATGTGCGATGGCAGAAAGTCTGCTGTTTTCTCTCCAGGCTACACTGGTTTATTTCACTAATTAGTACACCTTCAACCATACACAGGGAATTAATCTGTGAAATAAGATGGTAGGCAGGAGTGAGAACATGCAGGCTGTCTCCCCCTCCATGGCTGACTGACTCTGGTCTATAATGTATGGTTGGTTaaatggagtgtttcctgactAATGGCATTTCTAAGTGAACAAAAAAAGCCTTTGCATAAAAATCATTTCAAAGAACCTTTCAAATGACAGAGTGGGAACAGCagctttgcattaaaaaaaaataataataataataatatatatatatatatatatatatatatatatataccaccccatccacacacactcagagacactCTCTTACCGCCATGAACTCAGCACTGGAGCTGACAAACTCTCTGAAGCAGAGCAGGAAGTTCTCTTCTGTTGGGAGAATCTGGGCCAGCTAGACAGAGAAATGACAGGAGAACGGGAGTGGTGAGAACACAAGATGGTGGGGCTGATGTGCTGGGAAAGAAGAGACGGCGACCAGGGAGCTTTTTGTCTGCAAAGCCTCAAATGGCCGACTCTGACATAAATAATAGAGCTGTGCCTAAGTAAGTGTTGGGTTCAGACAAAGCCTTTGCATCTGATTTTTTACCCCTACAACTGAATCCTAAACTCATTCTCAGAATTTTCATGCGGCCTGTGGATTATTGACAGTGCAGAAGGGCCTCCTTCTTGCATCTCTTTCAAATCCCGATCTGAAAATGATCAAATCGAAGGAAAGCAATTTGCCAAACTGACACTCCGTTAAAACCATCAAGACGGTATTTATGTTATCGATCAGAGTATTGACCAAGCCTTGTGCTGTATTGTTCCGGCACTGTGAATTATCTGAACTTTTTTTCCCATAGAAAACAGACATAAAAGCAGTGTTCCcttgttttcagtctttatgctaagctagccgGCTGCTGGCTACACAAATGGAAGTTGCATCCATCTAATACACGGCAAAAATGTGTACTTTTGTCTGTTCTAATAATGTACTGTCAccgacaaaaataaaatctctgCAAAAAGATTGTGTAATGAAAACTACAATTTTCAAAGCATAAAAGAAGGAGCGCCTCGCAGGCCTTACCTCTGACATCTCAATTCGTCCATCTTTGTTCTTGTCAAACTTCTGCATGAACTCCTTCATCTTTTCTCTGAATATGGGGTTTGAAGGGTCCTGGAAAACATTTGCACTCAATACAAGTGAAACCTGAGTGGCCAGTATGCGTTTAATCTCTGGTCCTTGAACTCACCACCCCTGCTCCTCTCCGGGCAGTCTCCAACTCCCTGAAGAAGTTCTCCAGCTCCTTCCCCTCGATGAAGCCATTACCTGGGAGACACACAGAACCATAAACCTACGTCATCGCAACATACCACATAGGATGCAATTCAGTAAGTATCGCTGACGTTCAAAAATAACAACTAAAAACATCTGCACAGATGTGGTCACATGTGTCAAACAGATCCCAGCATGGCTCTGTTTGGCCCCGGTATTGATCCAAACATGAGGCTTTACCAGCAACTCTCTTCCTTCCCCCCAATGGATTAGACTATTGACTGACACGATGCAAACTGATCACTCCATTCAAAGACTGTTTCACAGGGTTGTATGCGAGAAGGCTATATATGGAAAGCtgcttttttgggggagtttttgaAGGTGATGATCCACAGGCAGCTTCTTTTATTCCAAGGAGATCAATACAGCTGCCAGCAGGGAGTTTGGCAAATGGGACGAATCAATATGGATAACAGTGTACTGTGACCATTTCTACCAGAttcttgttctctttttttcatccaGACTTGTCAAAGGAGTGATATTTTGTCACGTGGAACTGACGTTTTCGAGTGTTTCAACCCTGTTTCGCTGAACGCTGTCAATCATTTTGACACACAAAGTGTCACTTTTGTCGAATGGGGGTTCATCCAAAGAAGATGTCCTATCTTGTTTCATGCTTACTCCTGGTGCTCTGCATGCCCTGACAGTACCTATTCAGAGGACTAAATGTGAGTGCCCGCTTCACCCAGGTAGTCTGTGAGCCCGTGCCAACATCCCATCAACAAGCACGCTGAATGGCTGGACAGATGGCTCCAAACGATGTGACTAGCTGCTTCAATAAAACCCTGGAACGCAGAGCTGCCTCATTAAACACTAACAAAGAGTATTATGCCAtccacttctctcctctccctctccctcagtCATCTTTCTTTTCTAGCTCCTTCTCCCTATATACAAATCAGCATCTTGGCATCTTTGTTCTATCCATGgacatttgtatgtgtgtgtgtgtgtgggaagggtggggggggggggggggggtcatgctTTCCTCAGCGAAATGCCCCACTGCTGTCGAGCATCCCTCCTGTGGGTCTTATTGACATTTAGTGCACTGAAGAGCAATGGCCTGCTTGATAATTAAACAGAGTAAGATGTGATTAACTACAACACAAACGGCATAAAATGACGATAAAAATAGATTTATGAACAGATTACGCTGGAGCGCTGTCACACCTTCAATACATGCGGCCCAAGATCCATACACCCCATAATTTCTGTGCGTAAGGGGAGCATCATGATTgtactgttcttttttttaatactagTGGGATAATATCTTACTTTTCCATTCAGCCTCTAAGACACAACAATATGCTTACggtatcttttcttttttatatgaaatgttgcagtacacacacacacacacacacacacacacacacacacacacacacacaccaaaagcaTAACTTCCAGCAGATACATTTCATGGCTGACTTCGAAGCACATTCAATCATTCATCACtcacatttaaatgtgcaaTAACTCGTTTTATATGTGGTGTTGAGGGCGCTCCCATGCACCGACGTGCTCTCATACACGTTGGTCCCTCCACACTTAAAGCTTGCACCAGCCGGCAAGATAAAAGGTTGAGGAAACCACTTTTGGCCCAAATACACGCTCTTCTGGATGCTGCGTCATGGCGGTCCCATGAGATGCCGGTAAAGGCGCTTCAGTCCTCCGGTTCTGATTCTAAAATTCAACCCCAACGCAAGAAAACTCTCAAAGTGGGCAGATGTGCCAAACTAAGTGCATATTTAAAGCCGATATAAAGAGCATTTGCCTTTCAAAGGGAGTGCGGTTCCGTCTATTCAAATAGTTTTTGTGTGGGGATCACACGGCCGGGGTCAATTCAGGAAGTGTATTTTGCTCGATGCTGCCAAATTTCCACGTACAGGttgataacaaaataaaataaataattggcAGCAAACGCTCTATAATTAGCAAAATGAACTGTAGTTGTTTCCTCTTTCAGCTTTAAAGTGATTGAATCGAGAAGGCCTGACAAAGACagcagcggagagagagagagagagagagagagagagagatgagagggagagcagaggagcTGCGAGAGACGCAATCCAGATGAGACTTGATCCTGGGCCAACAAGGGAATATGTGGTTTCATCATCTCTGGGTGCATCGCCTCCCGTGTATTTTTATCTGCAACTCAAGGAGATGTTTACTCAATCGGAGCAAGCAAAttagctctcctcctcctcctcctctctttcttcctttctgcCGAGCCAGAAGACACTCCCAGTAATGAGCGCAGAAATCAAAACGCTGTAGCCAAATCTGTTGACGCTCCCTGGCTGCATTTGATTTGCAAAGTGGCTCGCTGCAAAGCGCATGTATGTAAAGCACCTCGGGACTCAGACACCTGGGCGGTGGGACCGAAACCATCGGTCGAAGCAATTGGACGAGAGagcaaaaacaaaccaaagaaCTACACTTCTGGCAACTTTGCCTGCCAATGGGCTCATATGTGGAGACCGACTCCTCAGTCTGCCCTGATTTCCCCGCAGAGTACatttcagcatgtgtgtgtgcaggcgtcAAAACAGATCGCATAAACAACGAAATCCCaggagttgtttgtttgtgtgtgtgtgtgtgtgtgtgtgtgtgtgtgtgtgtgtgcgcgcgcgcacgcgcgtgcgtgcgtacgtgcgtgtgtgtgtgtgtgtgtaaaaaaaaaattcgcAGGTGTATTTGAAACATCTCAAGATCGAGCTGGCGAGACTGACGTCCTTTTATTTACTTATGACAGGTTAAGGCCAAAGGGGTCAGAGTGGTCATTTATGTGCATGTCCCAGTCTGAGTTTTTAAAGACCCCCCTTAAAAAAAGGGTCTCTGTTCTTAGAACGAGTTCATCAGTTCACAACATGCCCTTAATCCACAGAAAACGATGTCCATAATCAGAGTTATGAGGCTTTTTGTGACAGCAGAGACATATGTTGAGgaatttattgtgtgtgtgtgtgtgtgcggggggcaTTCACACTGCAACACCAACGCCAGAAAGAAAGACTGAGCCGTCAAAATCTGCGCT
Above is a genomic segment from Cyclopterus lumpus isolate fCycLum1 chromosome 6, fCycLum1.pri, whole genome shotgun sequence containing:
- the calb2a gene encoding calbindin 2a; translation: MANKAQQPPHLHLAEVTASQFLDIWKHFDADGNGFIEGKELENFFRELETARRGAGVDPSNPIFREKMKEFMQKFDKNKDGRIEMSELAQILPTEENFLLCFREFVSSSAEFMAAWRRYDTDRSGYIEANELKGFLSDLLEKANRHYDDKKLQEYTQTILRMFDLNGDGKLGLSEMARLLPVQENFLLKFQGVKLTTEQFNAIFMFYDKDGNGYIDELELDALLRDLYQTNKKEVDVKNLAGYKQSIMTLSDGGKLYRSELEIVLCREPIV